A single Watersipora subatra chromosome 7, tzWatSuba1.1, whole genome shotgun sequence DNA region contains:
- the LOC137401064 gene encoding uncharacterized protein, translating into MEMLGDMYNLEPIIKPRSLEILDQAYDPSAFKFSQIIRYLQDQFSFHQDIDMDPYDYSTSPLPVDPKLAYDIHTGRYMRRFKTQGSTIVGANPHTVVKLPYPPLVTSKMHHLDTPESFMPPSTQPSHKPPRNHNTRSSDPVQKVSHSLLRKQVWRLPSHVSAFNPGKYKQPVKLPPIAVSKLTNGI; encoded by the coding sequence ATGGAAATGCTTGGAGATATGTATAACCTAGAACCGATTATCAAGCCAAGATCCTTGGAGATATTAGACCAGGCTTACGACCCTTCAGCCTTCAAATTCTCACAGATCATACGCTATTTGCAAGATCAATTCTCCTTCCATCAAGACATTGATATGGATCCATATGACTATTCTACATCACCTCTACCCGTGGACCCAAAGCTAGCTTATGATATTCACACCGGCAGATATATGCGCAGGTTTAAGACTCAAGGATCGACTATCGTGGGAGCCAATCCCCATACAGTCGTTAAGCTGCCATATCCGCCTCTGGTCACCAGTAAAATGCATCACTTAGACACTCCGGAAAGTTTTATGCCGCCAAGCACCCAACCATCACATAAGCCGCCGCGAAATCATAACACAAGAAGTTCAGATCCTGTGCAAAAGGTTTCCCATAGTTTATTACGAAAGCAAGTGTGGAGATTGCCTTCTCATGTCTCAGCATTTAACCCTGGCAAATACAAACAACCCGTTAAATTACCACCGATAGCTGTTTCAAAGCTCACAAATGGGATTTGA
- the LOC137399849 gene encoding protein AAR2 homolog, whose translation MDQATANHLFEAGAVLVLLDVPKGTEIGIDMHSWQVTANFKGIKMIPPGLHFIYFTVPPSGDGCQNSPRSGFFRAFSEREVVVRKWNTSLELFENEVVDEELQKFKDNKKELDRYCGPYPYDSYKKWISLSQHITAHTVQRTQPKSGFVLSVSALLSMPSNSSSRAAKSKAEPIPMEKLNADNLMPDMQLDPNEQMNYTPVHRFLEGSDPKTITDCAVNSQLVLEDFISRCHSCQNVLGELQMAFICFLIGQQYDSFEQWKKVVGLLCNNQCIEKYSSMYSDLISVLHFQMKEIPEDFFVDIVSSDNFLTHTLHSLFTNMQNSDASSDLKTRAAKFSKNLTKQFGWCFEEEPDDCAPVIVDEQGNY comes from the exons ATGGACCAAGCGACAGCTAATCATTTGTTTGAGGCTGGAGCCGTGTTGGTTCTTCTAGACGTACCGAAAGGGACTGAAATAGGCATTGACATGCACTCCTGGCAGGTGACTGCCAACTTTAAGGGGATCAAAATGATTCCTCCTGGCCTACACTTCATATACTTTAC AGTTCCTCCCAGTGGAGATGGCTGCCAAAATAGCCCAAGGAGTGGATTCTTCAGAGCATTCTCAGAGAGAGAAGTTGTTGTTCGGAAATGGAACACAAGTCTGGAATTATTTGAAAATGAAGTAGTAGATGAAGAACTTcaaaagtttaaagataataaaaaGGAATTAGATCGATATTGTGGACCTTATCCATATGATAG CTACAAGAAGTGGATATCTCTTTCTCAGCatatcactgcacacactgtACAAAGAACCCAACCAAAGTCAGGCTTTGTGCTCTCCGTGTCAGCACTCCTTTCCATGCCCAGCAATTCATCATCAAGAGCAGCTAAATCAAAG GCTGAGCCTATTCCTATGGAGAAACTGAATGCTGACAATCTTATGCCAGACATGCAGTTGGATCCCAATGAACAGATGAACTACACACCTGTCCACAG GTTTTTGGAAGGCAGCGACCCGAAGACAATAACTGACTGCGCCGTCAACTCTCAGCTCGTTCTAGAAGATTTTATTAGCCGATGTCACTCTTGTCAG AATGTTTTGGGTGAGCTACAGATGGCTTTTATTTGTTTCCTGATTGGTCAGCAGTATGATAGCTTTGAACAGTGGAAAAAAGTTGTTGGTCTCTTGTGTAACAACCAGTGTATAGAGAAATACAGCAGCATGTACTCAGATCTCATCAGTGTTCTTCACTTTCAG ATGAAGGAGATACCGGAAGACTTCTTTGTTGACATTGTATCTAGTGACAACTTTCTGACTCATACTCTGCACAGCCTTTTTACCAACATGCAGAACAGTGATGCCAGTTCTGATCTTAAAACTAGAGCCGCAAAGTTCAGTAAAAATCTAACAAAACAATTTGGATGGTGCTTTGAAGAGGAACCAGATGATTGTGCACCAGTTATTGTGGATGAACAAGGAAATTATTGA
- the LOC137400581 gene encoding uncharacterized protein produces the protein MDRGPSHFNPDGEASAVSAAWAQWIEEFEAFSDSKGILDLPDDERKDMRAQRKALLLLHAGPRVREISKNLAESARDDYEGFKKALADHFTVEPNITFQRHLFRRHSQAVGESVSQYCARLRKAGSSCGYNDLNEQIRDHIVETCTSDLLRRKLLEQGNDLLFTNLLRIAATQEAVDARATEMSGNVAVNRTKSGLSGYNRQGQSDPSGSVTAEADKHGTIGNRICGRCGTTHKIIEYPAFGKQCFKCHGKNHFRSMCKSSTRSANAVVEREFPG, from the coding sequence ATGGATAGGGGACCCTCACATTTTAATCCTGATGGGGAAGCTAGTGCTGTGTCGGCAGCCTGGGCACAGTGGATTGAGGAGTTCGAGGCCTTCTCAGATTCTAAAGGCATCTTAGACTTGCCTGATGATGAGAGAAAGGATATGCGTGCTCAAAGAAAAGCATTGTTATTACTTCATGCAGGACCTCGAGTCAGGGAGATTAGTAAAAACCTTGCTGAGTCCGCAAGAGACGATTATGAGGGGTTTAAGAAAGCACTAGCAGACCATTTTACAGTTGAGCCAAACATAACATTTCAAAGGCACTTGTTTCGTAGGCATAGCCAGGCAGTTGGCGAAAGTGTATCACAATATTGTGCTAGGCTGAGAAAGGCGGGTTCGAGTTGTGGTTATAATGACTTGAACGAACAAATCCGAGACCACATAGTGGAAACATGTACTTCTGATTTGCTTAGGCGCAAACTCCTAGAGCAAGGCAATGACCTGTTATTTACAAACTTGCTAAGAATTGCAGCTACGCAGGAGGCTGTGGATGCACGCGCTACAGAAATGAGTGGTAATGTGGCGGTGAATAGGACCAAGTCTGGTTTGTCTGGTTATAACAGACAGGGTCAGAGTGATCCTAGTGGTAGTGTGACAGCTGAGGCAGATAAGCATGGAACAATAGGTAACAGAATATGTGGTAGATGTGGCACCACACACAAAATCATAGAGTACCCCGCTTTTggcaaacaatgttttaaatgtcATGGAAAAAATCATTTCAGATCTATGTGCAAGTCGAGTACACGCAGTGCCAATGCAGTTGTAGAAAGGGAGTTCCCTGGCTAA